One part of the Trueperaceae bacterium genome encodes these proteins:
- a CDS encoding DUF998 domain-containing protein, with product MTLTTSSRTALPDAPAARLGLGAGVVAAVGFVLVDLADALLRPGYSPLRHWVSHRALGDLGWIGTVSLLAAAALLLAHGASLFAAARRAESRSGYATALVVAAVALLVAAVFPMDPSLGYPPATPQPDAPTLAGRVHDVAGPVFVLAMAVSAFLSPRFLRALGDSPQWARFGPAAGIAIALAFVLTAVLVSLDYAGVAWARWSGAAERLAIYLGLLWVASVARWLSRAESG from the coding sequence ATGACGCTGACCACATCTAGCAGAACGGCCCTCCCCGACGCCCCGGCGGCCCGCCTCGGGCTCGGCGCCGGCGTCGTCGCCGCGGTCGGGTTCGTCCTCGTCGACCTCGCCGACGCGCTCCTGCGGCCCGGCTACTCGCCGCTGCGTCATTGGGTGAGCCACCGCGCGCTCGGCGACCTGGGCTGGATCGGGACGGTCTCGCTCCTGGCGGCCGCCGCCCTGCTGCTCGCGCACGGGGCGTCCCTGTTCGCGGCCGCCCGCCGCGCAGAGAGCAGGAGCGGCTACGCTACGGCCCTCGTCGTCGCCGCGGTCGCCCTCCTGGTCGCCGCGGTCTTCCCCATGGACCCGTCGCTCGGCTACCCGCCCGCGACGCCGCAGCCCGACGCGCCGACGCTGGCCGGCCGGGTGCACGACGTGGCGGGCCCCGTCTTCGTCCTCGCCATGGCGGTGAGCGCGTTCCTCAGCCCGAGGTTCCTGCGCGCGCTGGGCGACTCGCCCCAGTGGGCGCGCTTCGGCCCGGCCGCCGGGATCGCGATCGCGCTGGCCTTCGTCCTGACGGCGGTGCTCGTCTCGCTCGACTACGCGGGCGTCGCGTGGGCGCGTTGGAGCGGCGCGGCCGAGCGCCTCGCCATCTACCTCGGGCTCCTCTGGGTCGCGTCCGTGGCGCGGTGGCTGAGCCGGGCTGAGAGCGGCTGA
- a CDS encoding MarR family transcriptional regulator, translated as MQAHPLEALTPVYRRYLAAVVLFHQRAASVAGIGTTDYQASSLLALRPSWTTGELGAALGLTSGAATRLVDRLVESGVARRVADEGDRRKVRIEHTGRIDPGLRAALERVREPIADAISGLDEHQRDGLRLYFEAAAEAFEAAAGEMGE; from the coding sequence GTGCAAGCCCACCCGCTCGAGGCGTTGACCCCCGTCTACCGGCGCTACCTGGCGGCCGTCGTGCTGTTCCACCAGCGGGCGGCGAGCGTCGCGGGGATCGGCACGACCGACTACCAGGCGAGCAGCCTGCTGGCGCTGCGGCCGTCCTGGACGACCGGTGAGCTGGGTGCCGCGCTAGGGCTGACCAGCGGCGCCGCCACGCGCCTCGTCGACAGGCTGGTGGAGTCGGGCGTCGCCCGGCGCGTGGCCGACGAGGGGGACAGGCGGAAGGTCCGCATCGAGCACACGGGCCGCATCGACCCCGGTCTGCGGGCGGCGCTAGAGCGGGTGCGCGAGCCCATAGCGGACGCGATCTCCGGGCTCGACGAGCACCAGCGGGACGGCCTGCGCCTCTACTTCGAGGCGGCCGCCGAGGCCTTCGAGGCCGCCGCGGGTGAGATGGGAGAGTGA
- a CDS encoding TrkH family potassium uptake protein yields MHSSPSRAMLSRPPDLIGPRRYRGRFAPYALGTVLLGLAAVQLGFVAYARVLHEPPGGFLATALLALLAGYALRRLGSARGEPSRREALLTVILTWLVVPAFGAVPLYVSGYFTPVNALFEAMSGFTTTGATVLQDFATFPLSMFMWRAFMNWVGGIGIILVFIAVFPQLAIAGRQVFTAEAPGPTDERLTPRLRDTAMMLLGVYGGLTLACVLAFRAAGMSLFDAVAHAFSTLAAGGFSTRALSFQAFEPEAVHWVAVVFMFLAGANFALQYRLYVRRSGALLKDPEFRAYLLTVLAASACLVYLLRGQYAFGDSVRHALFQTVSIITTTGFASVDFALWAAPAQVILIALMFIGGSAGSASGGIKVVRWLIVLRQTGQEVFRTLHPRAVLPVRLGRGIVPEEVVRSVAAFMTLYVLLFAVSTAALVLLGADYVTAFTASIACIGNIGPGLEDVGPMLSFAELHPVARGLLTFDMYAGRLEVVTVFALFTRDWWRLPRRDAYRG; encoded by the coding sequence GTGCACTCGTCGCCCTCGCGCGCGATGCTCAGCCGACCGCCCGACCTGATCGGCCCGAGGCGCTACCGGGGGCGCTTCGCCCCCTACGCCCTGGGCACCGTGCTGCTCGGCCTCGCGGCCGTCCAGCTCGGCTTCGTCGCCTACGCCCGGGTCCTCCACGAGCCTCCCGGCGGCTTCCTCGCCACGGCCCTCCTCGCCCTGCTCGCCGGCTACGCGCTCAGGCGGCTGGGCAGCGCCCGCGGCGAGCCGTCGCGCCGCGAGGCGCTGCTGACCGTGATCCTCACCTGGCTCGTCGTCCCCGCCTTCGGCGCGGTCCCGCTCTACGTGTCCGGGTACTTCACGCCCGTGAACGCGCTCTTCGAGGCGATGAGCGGCTTCACCACGACCGGCGCCACGGTCCTGCAGGACTTCGCCACCTTCCCGCTCTCCATGTTCATGTGGCGGGCGTTCATGAACTGGGTGGGCGGCATCGGCATCATCCTCGTCTTCATCGCGGTGTTCCCGCAGCTCGCCATCGCCGGCCGGCAGGTCTTCACCGCGGAGGCGCCGGGGCCCACCGACGAGCGCCTGACGCCTAGGCTCCGCGACACCGCGATGATGCTGCTGGGCGTGTACGGCGGCCTCACCTTGGCCTGCGTCCTGGCCTTCCGGGCCGCCGGCATGAGCCTCTTCGACGCCGTCGCGCACGCCTTCTCGACGCTGGCCGCCGGGGGCTTCAGCACCCGGGCGCTGTCGTTCCAGGCGTTCGAGCCCGAGGCGGTGCACTGGGTCGCGGTGGTGTTCATGTTCCTGGCCGGCGCCAACTTCGCCCTGCAGTACCGGCTCTACGTGCGCCGCTCCGGCGCGCTGCTCAAGGACCCCGAGTTCCGCGCCTACCTGCTGACCGTCCTCGCCGCCTCCGCCTGCCTCGTCTACCTGCTGCGCGGCCAGTACGCCTTCGGCGACTCGGTGAGGCACGCGCTGTTCCAGACCGTGTCGATCATCACGACCACGGGCTTCGCCAGCGTCGACTTCGCCCTGTGGGCCGCCCCCGCCCAGGTGATCCTCATCGCGCTGATGTTCATAGGCGGCAGCGCGGGCAGCGCCTCGGGCGGCATCAAGGTCGTGAGGTGGCTGATCGTCCTGCGCCAGACCGGCCAGGAGGTCTTCCGCACCCTCCACCCGCGCGCCGTCCTGCCCGTGCGGCTGGGGCGCGGCATCGTGCCCGAGGAGGTCGTGAGGTCCGTGGCGGCGTTCATGACACTCTACGTGCTGCTCTTCGCGGTCAGCACGGCCGCGCTGGTGCTGCTGGGCGCCGACTACGTCACGGCCTTCACCGCCAGCATCGCCTGCATCGGCAACATCGGGCCGGGCCTCGAGGACGTCGGCCCGATGCTCAGCTTCGCCGAGCTCCACCCCGTCGCCCGCGGGCTGCTCACGTTCGACATGTACGCCGGTCGCCTGGAGGTCGTCACCGTCTTCGCGCTGTTCACCCGCGACTGGTGGCGCCTGCCGCGGCGCGACGCCTACCGGGGCTGA
- the pdxT gene encoding pyridoxal 5'-phosphate synthase glutaminase subunit PdxT: MTRVGVLALQGAFREHRQALERLGAEVVEVRLPGHLAGLSGVVMPGGESSTIAKLLVTYGLDEALSGFASAGGSLWGTCAGAIVLAKEVVGYPEQPRLGLIDIAVARNDYGRQVASFEAELAVAGLASPVCVPFIRAPRIVRVGQGVEVLARLDGDPVLVRQGRVWAGVFHPELSGDDRLHRLFLESLALAPA, encoded by the coding sequence ATGACCCGCGTCGGCGTGCTGGCGCTGCAGGGCGCCTTCCGCGAGCACCGCCAGGCCCTCGAGAGGCTGGGGGCGGAGGTCGTCGAGGTGCGCCTGCCGGGCCACCTAGCGGGCCTGTCGGGCGTCGTCATGCCGGGGGGCGAGTCGAGCACGATCGCCAAGCTGCTGGTCACCTACGGCCTCGACGAGGCGCTCTCCGGCTTCGCCTCCGCCGGCGGGTCCCTGTGGGGCACCTGCGCCGGCGCGATCGTGCTCGCCAAGGAGGTCGTCGGCTACCCGGAGCAGCCCCGGCTGGGGCTCATCGACATCGCCGTCGCCCGCAACGACTACGGTCGGCAGGTCGCCTCGTTCGAGGCCGAGCTCGCAGTGGCCGGCCTCGCCTCCCCGGTCTGCGTGCCGTTCATCAGGGCGCCGCGGATCGTGCGGGTGGGGCAGGGCGTCGAGGTGCTCGCGAGGCTCGACGGCGACCCCGTGCTGGTGCGCCAGGGACGCGTCTGGGCCGGCGTGTTCCACCCCGAGCTCTCGGGCGACGACAGGCTGCACCGCCTCTTCCTCGAGAGCCTCGCCCTCGCCCCGGCCTGA
- the pdxS gene encoding pyridoxal 5'-phosphate synthase lyase subunit PdxS produces MSGTAGDNQDQPLRQTGTPRVKTGFAEMFKGGVIMDVVTADQARIAEQAGAVAVMALERVPADIRAQGGVARMSDPALIEEIMAAVSIPVMAKVRIGHFVEAQVLQAIGVDFIDESEVLTPADEAHHIDKHAFTVPFVCGATNLGEALRRIGEGAAMIRTKGEAGTGNVVEAVRHARAVLGEIRAVQAMPREELMSYAKQIGAPYDLVVYVHEHGKLPVVNFAAGGVATPADAALLMQLGVEGVFVGSGIFKSAPGEVDEAKRRQAWFRRAEAIVKAVTHYQDPAIIAEVSKGLGEAMVGIEIDKLAEEELLASRGW; encoded by the coding sequence ATGAGCGGCACAGCGGGCGATAACCAGGACCAGCCCCTGCGGCAGACCGGCACGCCGCGGGTGAAGACCGGCTTCGCGGAGATGTTCAAGGGCGGCGTGATCATGGACGTCGTCACCGCCGACCAGGCGCGCATCGCCGAGCAGGCCGGCGCCGTCGCCGTCATGGCGCTGGAGCGCGTCCCCGCCGACATCCGCGCGCAGGGCGGCGTCGCCCGCATGTCGGACCCGGCCCTGATCGAGGAGATCATGGCGGCCGTCTCGATACCCGTCATGGCGAAGGTGCGCATCGGCCACTTCGTCGAGGCGCAGGTGCTGCAGGCCATCGGCGTGGACTTCATCGACGAGTCCGAGGTCCTCACCCCCGCCGACGAGGCCCACCACATCGACAAGCACGCGTTCACGGTGCCGTTCGTCTGCGGCGCCACGAACCTCGGCGAGGCGCTCAGGCGCATCGGCGAGGGCGCCGCGATGATCCGCACCAAGGGCGAGGCCGGCACGGGCAACGTCGTCGAGGCCGTCAGGCACGCACGTGCCGTCCTCGGTGAGATCCGCGCGGTGCAGGCCATGCCGCGCGAGGAGCTCATGTCCTACGCCAAGCAGATCGGCGCGCCCTACGACCTCGTCGTCTACGTGCACGAGCACGGCAAGCTGCCGGTCGTGAACTTCGCCGCCGGCGGCGTCGCCACGCCCGCCGACGCGGCGCTTCTCATGCAGCTCGGCGTCGAGGGCGTGTTCGTCGGCTCTGGCATCTTCAAGTCGGCGCCCGGCGAGGTCGACGAGGCCAAGCGCCGCCAGGCCTGGTTCCGGCGCGCCGAGGCGATCGTCAAGGCCGTCACCCACTACCAGGACCCCGCGATCATCGCCGAGGTCTCCAAGGGCCTGGGCGAGGCGATGGTGGGCATCGAGATCGACAAGCTCGCCGAGGAGGAGCTGCTCGCGAGCCGCGGCTGGTGA
- a CDS encoding HAMP domain-containing sensor histidine kinase gives MRLFTRILLSHLLVVLVVSVSLIVLAGVVSPFFYRDHVELLVEPTEDGIALRQQLSYGHQRTMVRAFLSSLPLALLLAAATAYLEARRIAKVVDRTARASRELAEGRYDKRLKVTGSDELAEIARHFNQLAEALERHERSRNELVASIAHELRTPLSALQGYGEAMSDGVLSPQAGSAAINREVKAMRRVVEDLFLVARLDARAVGLRPTLCGTGDLLFDAYDRFTTVFEDKGVDLRLEDAGPRTEVYVDRDRMIQVLSNLLSNALRHTPAGGSVTLGARADGGEVRLYVTDTGEGIAEEHKPFVFERFYQADAARSRRGHGSGLGLTVAKGLVEAMGGRIGFESALGSGSSFYMTLPLPDAATRSAA, from the coding sequence ATGCGGCTGTTCACCCGCATCCTCCTGAGCCACCTGCTCGTCGTCCTGGTCGTGAGCGTGTCGCTGATCGTCCTGGCCGGCGTCGTGTCACCGTTCTTCTACCGCGACCACGTCGAGCTCCTCGTCGAGCCGACGGAGGACGGCATCGCGCTGCGCCAGCAGCTCAGCTACGGGCACCAGCGCACGATGGTCCGCGCCTTCCTCTCGTCGCTGCCGCTGGCGCTCCTGCTGGCCGCCGCGACGGCCTACCTGGAGGCGCGGCGCATCGCCAAGGTGGTGGACAGGACGGCGCGCGCCAGCCGTGAGCTGGCCGAGGGGCGCTACGACAAGCGCCTCAAGGTGACGGGGAGCGACGAGCTGGCGGAGATCGCGCGGCACTTCAACCAGCTCGCCGAGGCGCTGGAGCGCCACGAGCGGTCGAGGAACGAGCTGGTCGCCAGCATCGCTCACGAGCTGCGCACGCCCCTCTCGGCCCTGCAGGGCTACGGGGAGGCGATGTCGGACGGGGTGCTGTCACCGCAGGCCGGCTCGGCGGCGATCAACCGCGAGGTGAAGGCGATGCGCCGCGTCGTGGAGGACCTGTTCCTGGTGGCGAGGCTCGACGCCCGCGCTGTCGGTCTGCGGCCCACCCTCTGCGGCACCGGCGACCTCCTGTTCGACGCCTACGACCGCTTCACGACGGTCTTCGAGGACAAGGGCGTGGACCTGAGGCTCGAGGACGCGGGCCCGCGGACCGAGGTCTACGTGGACCGCGACCGCATGATCCAGGTCCTCTCCAACCTCCTCTCGAACGCCCTGCGCCACACGCCCGCGGGCGGCAGCGTGACGCTGGGCGCGAGGGCGGACGGGGGCGAGGTCAGGCTCTACGTGACCGACACCGGCGAGGGGATCGCCGAGGAGCACAAGCCGTTCGTCTTCGAGCGCTTCTACCAGGCCGACGCGGCGCGCAGCCGCCGCGGCCACGGCAGCGGGCTGGGCCTCACCGTGGCGAAGGGCCTCGTCGAGGCGATGGGCGGGCGGATCGGCTTCGAGAGCGCGCTGGGCTCGGGGAGCTCCTTCTACATGACCCTGCCCCTGCCGGACGCGGCCACCCGCTCGGCCGCGTGA
- a CDS encoding response regulator transcription factor → MHRILIVDDDPATREVLRSYLRHERFEVAEAATGDGALDLAAGSELVILDLMLPGTDGWRVADVLRQERPSLPILMLSARGGEEDRVRGLEIGADDYVVKPFSPREVVARVKALLRRSGASDELRHGGLVIRSASREVHRDGQPVPLTRLEFDLLLVLARHPGMVWHRERLLEKVWGPDFPGVTRVVDVRIAALRRKLGDEAERPTFIETVHGVGYRFKEA, encoded by the coding sequence ATGCACAGGATCCTGATCGTCGACGACGACCCGGCGACCCGCGAGGTGCTGAGGTCGTACCTGCGGCACGAGCGCTTCGAGGTCGCCGAGGCGGCCACGGGCGACGGCGCGCTCGACCTCGCCGCCGGCTCCGAGCTGGTGATCCTCGACCTGATGCTGCCCGGCACTGACGGCTGGCGCGTCGCCGACGTCCTGAGGCAGGAGCGCCCGTCGCTGCCGATCCTCATGCTCAGCGCGCGCGGCGGCGAGGAGGACCGCGTGCGCGGCCTCGAGATCGGCGCCGACGACTACGTGGTCAAGCCGTTCAGCCCGCGCGAGGTCGTGGCGCGCGTGAAGGCGCTGCTGAGGCGCAGCGGGGCCAGCGACGAGCTGCGCCACGGCGGCCTGGTGATCCGCTCCGCCAGCCGCGAGGTCCACCGCGACGGTCAGCCCGTCCCGCTCACGCGGCTCGAGTTCGACCTGCTGCTGGTCCTGGCGCGGCACCCCGGCATGGTCTGGCACCGCGAGCGGCTCCTCGAGAAGGTGTGGGGGCCGGACTTCCCCGGCGTGACCCGGGTGGTGGACGTCCGCATCGCCGCCCTGCGCAGGAAGCTGGGCGACGAGGCCGAGCGGCCCACGTTCATCGAGACGGTCCACGGCGTGGGCTACCGCTTCAAGGAGGCCTGA
- a CDS encoding chemotaxis protein CheW, with product MTPHADPQSQAAQGEASLVVFELDGDRYALDAAIVDRATRAARPTALPGAPPVVLGIVDVHGDVVPVLDVRQRFGKPRRPIAADDVLVLARTERRPVALLVDAVDGVESVPRAAIEVAREVLPGTDLVAGVATLGDGLVLVHDLERFLSLDEQAELDRALNELGGRRDDARAD from the coding sequence TTGACTCCGCACGCCGACCCTCAGAGCCAGGCTGCGCAGGGGGAAGCCTCGCTCGTCGTCTTCGAGCTCGACGGTGACAGGTACGCCCTCGACGCCGCCATCGTCGACCGCGCCACGCGGGCGGCGCGCCCGACCGCCTTGCCGGGCGCTCCGCCCGTCGTCCTCGGCATCGTCGACGTCCACGGGGACGTGGTGCCGGTGCTCGACGTGAGGCAGAGGTTCGGCAAGCCGCGGCGCCCCATCGCCGCCGACGACGTCCTGGTCCTCGCCAGGACCGAGCGGCGGCCGGTCGCTCTGCTCGTCGACGCCGTCGACGGCGTCGAGTCGGTGCCGCGGGCGGCGATCGAGGTCGCCCGCGAGGTCCTGCCGGGGACGGACCTCGTCGCGGGCGTCGCGACCCTCGGAGACGGGCTGGTCCTCGTGCACGACCTCGAGAGGTTCCTGTCTCTGGACGAGCAGGCGGAGCTGGACCGCGCGCTGAACGAGCTTGGGGGACGCCGGGATGACGCGCGCGCTGACTGA
- a CDS encoding CheR family methyltransferase, with amino-acid sequence MTRALTEDLAAGVSSLVAARLGLAFPPNRTRELEQGLSEAARESGSRSVAAFAERLLAAPVGAAELRRLGRHLTIGETYFFRDAELFRALETQALPRLIRERAGTTRRLRLWSAGCSTGEEAYSLAILLARLLPVQDGWSVSIVGSDVNPAAVRVAEAGVYGEWSFRATPDWVRRRYFVAVGRNEVQVAPWLRERVRFTVHNLAEDPYPAGGPGAVDLVLCRNVLMYFAPGQARRVVQLFGSVLAADGWLVPSPYEASPELFRGLERDRSVDVPMYRLPGRAERARTSPAERARTALADRAGPGAAARPTPPRPAAPDTEPPRSGTAPRPPRRAAPAGARRLPAAPRRAASGARRPAAPERPVSGVPRTAPTADGAALLRLAKEAADRGSVDRAADLCAAAIASARGDPRARYLLATVELERGSPERAARALSEAIYLDPDFVLAHVALACLRSAQGRRADARRSYAAALALLHARPPHEEVEGSEGLTVLDLITLVDVAMSELDGRAPTARAAVGPAG; translated from the coding sequence ATGACGCGCGCGCTGACTGAGGACCTCGCCGCCGGCGTCAGCTCCCTCGTCGCCGCGCGGCTGGGCCTGGCCTTCCCGCCCAACCGCACGCGCGAGCTGGAGCAGGGCCTCAGCGAGGCCGCGCGCGAGTCGGGCAGCCGGAGCGTGGCCGCGTTCGCCGAGCGGTTGCTCGCCGCGCCGGTGGGCGCCGCCGAGCTGCGCCGCCTCGGACGGCACCTCACGATCGGCGAGACGTACTTCTTCAGGGACGCCGAGCTGTTCCGCGCCCTCGAGACCCAGGCGCTCCCGCGGCTGATCCGCGAGCGCGCCGGCACGACGCGCCGCCTGCGGCTCTGGAGCGCCGGCTGCTCGACGGGCGAGGAGGCCTACTCGCTGGCGATCCTCCTGGCGCGCCTGCTGCCGGTCCAGGACGGCTGGTCGGTCTCGATCGTGGGGAGCGACGTGAACCCCGCGGCCGTCCGCGTCGCCGAGGCGGGCGTGTACGGCGAGTGGTCGTTCCGGGCGACGCCCGACTGGGTGAGGCGTCGCTACTTCGTCGCCGTGGGGCGGAACGAGGTCCAGGTGGCGCCCTGGCTGCGCGAGCGCGTGAGGTTCACGGTCCACAACCTCGCCGAGGACCCGTACCCGGCGGGCGGGCCCGGGGCCGTCGACCTCGTCCTCTGCCGCAACGTGCTCATGTACTTCGCGCCCGGTCAGGCCCGGCGCGTCGTCCAGCTCTTCGGCTCCGTGCTGGCCGCGGACGGCTGGCTCGTCCCGAGCCCCTACGAGGCCTCCCCGGAGCTCTTCCGCGGCCTCGAGCGCGACAGGTCGGTCGACGTGCCCATGTACCGGCTTCCCGGGCGGGCCGAGCGCGCGCGGACCTCGCCGGCCGAGCGGGCGCGTACAGCGCTGGCCGACCGCGCGGGACCGGGCGCGGCCGCGCGCCCTACGCCGCCGCGACCCGCCGCTCCGGACACCGAGCCGCCGCGGTCGGGGACCGCCCCGCGCCCTCCGCGCCGCGCGGCCCCCGCGGGCGCCCGTCGCCTGCCCGCCGCGCCGAGGAGGGCCGCGAGCGGGGCCCGGCGGCCCGCCGCGCCCGAACGGCCCGTGAGCGGGGTCCCGCGTACCGCACCGACCGCGGACGGCGCCGCGCTGCTACGCCTGGCCAAGGAGGCGGCCGACAGGGGGAGCGTCGACCGCGCGGCCGACCTCTGTGCCGCGGCCATCGCGTCCGCCCGGGGCGACCCCAGGGCGCGCTACCTGCTGGCGACAGTCGAGCTCGAGCGCGGCAGCCCCGAGCGGGCGGCGCGCGCCCTGAGCGAGGCGATCTACCTGGACCCCGACTTCGTCCTCGCCCACGTCGCGCTGGCCTGCCTGCGGAGCGCGCAGGGCCGCCGCGCCGACGCGCGCCGCTCCTACGCCGCCGCCCTCGCCCTGCTGCACGCCAGGCCGCCGCACGAGGAGGTCGAGGGGTCCGAGGGCCTGACCGTCCTCGACCTCATCACCCTCGTCGACGTCGCCATGTCCGAGCTGGACGGCCGCGCACCGACGGCCCGCGCCGCCGTGGGCCCGGCCGGATGA
- a CDS encoding chemotaxis protein CheW, which translates to MSRPGRTGGAEASQSRAEWWDSVKARLAAATREPTPEEVGRLLAARARELAAPLEPERATGELLDHLVVAVAGGRFAVPAAYVGAVLPLGRVTRLPGTPPFVLGLAHHRGDVVSVLDAGRLLGVSGARPPEGGFLVLLQEGEMRFGLAVEDVPGVEALGRDEVEPVPAGSGWGGAYASGVAPGGLVVLDAARLLGDEALIVGHDTFHPAQEEQTT; encoded by the coding sequence ATGAGCCGCCCCGGGCGCACGGGAGGCGCGGAGGCGAGCCAGAGCCGCGCGGAGTGGTGGGACTCCGTCAAGGCCCGCCTGGCCGCGGCGACGAGGGAGCCGACCCCAGAAGAGGTGGGCAGGCTGCTGGCCGCGCGGGCGCGCGAGCTCGCCGCGCCGCTGGAGCCGGAGCGGGCGACCGGCGAGCTGCTTGACCACCTGGTGGTGGCGGTGGCCGGCGGCAGGTTCGCCGTCCCCGCCGCGTACGTGGGAGCCGTGCTGCCGCTCGGCCGCGTGACGCGCCTGCCCGGGACGCCGCCGTTCGTCCTGGGGCTCGCTCACCACCGCGGCGACGTGGTCTCTGTCCTCGACGCCGGGCGCCTCCTGGGCGTCTCCGGGGCGCGTCCCCCGGAGGGCGGCTTCCTCGTGCTGCTGCAGGAGGGAGAGATGCGCTTCGGCCTGGCCGTCGAGGACGTCCCCGGCGTGGAGGCGCTGGGGCGGGACGAGGTCGAGCCCGTACCGGCCGGCTCGGGCTGGGGCGGCGCCTACGCCTCCGGGGTCGCGCCCGGCGGCCTCGTCGTGCTCGACGCCGCGCGCCTGCTGGGCGACGAGGCCCTGATCGTCGGACATGACACCTTCCACCCTGCCCAGGAGGAGCAGACGACATGA
- a CDS encoding methyl-accepting chemotaxis protein — MTISRRLFLGYAVVLAVFALVTAIAIYSVNGIRAQYEELSTRAERAADVANTLALRVRDQVIDFRGVLLYPSLAAEFREGLATARAEFDAALESLRQLGLTPQEEALLEEIAARERELAEGQDRFLAEAVTGDDGGVERSEVELAGPTSAVLDLVGELRSLQAQEVGDARVATARAVRSITITMLVVGGIAIVVGLATAFYLGRAITRPLREGVLQLTAAASQILATTAEVAAATAESAGAVSETTATVEEVKQTSQVATDKAKQVADSARRMSEVAQAGRDSIERTIDGMHDIQEQMSLIASTIVQLAEQSQAIGEIVATVNDLAEQSNLLAVNAAIEATRAGEHGKGFAVVAQEVKSLAVQSKQATAQVRTLLADVQKATNAAVLAAEQGDKAVETGVKQTLATGEVINTLAETVAAAADAATQIVGSNQQQMVGMDQVALAMENIKQASSQNVAGTRQAEAAARDLQELAKSIRRLISTEEA; from the coding sequence ATGACCATCAGCCGCAGGTTGTTCCTCGGGTACGCCGTCGTGCTCGCGGTCTTCGCCCTCGTCACGGCGATCGCGATCTACAGCGTCAACGGCATACGCGCGCAGTACGAGGAGCTGAGCACGCGCGCCGAGCGCGCCGCCGACGTCGCGAACACCCTGGCGCTGCGCGTGCGCGACCAGGTGATCGACTTCCGCGGCGTCCTCCTCTACCCCTCCCTCGCCGCAGAGTTCCGGGAGGGCCTGGCGACGGCTCGCGCCGAGTTCGACGCCGCCCTGGAGTCGCTCCGCCAGCTCGGCCTGACGCCGCAGGAGGAGGCCCTCCTCGAGGAGATCGCCGCCCGCGAGCGGGAGCTGGCAGAGGGCCAGGACCGCTTCCTCGCGGAGGCGGTGACCGGCGACGACGGCGGGGTCGAGCGCTCGGAGGTGGAGCTCGCGGGACCCACCTCTGCCGTGCTCGACCTGGTCGGCGAGCTCCGTTCGCTGCAGGCCCAGGAGGTGGGCGACGCGCGCGTGGCGACGGCGCGGGCGGTCCGGTCGATCACCATCACGATGCTCGTCGTGGGCGGCATCGCCATCGTCGTGGGCCTGGCCACGGCCTTCTACCTCGGCCGGGCGATCACGAGGCCATTGAGGGAGGGCGTACTGCAGCTCACCGCCGCGGCCTCGCAGATCCTGGCCACGACCGCCGAGGTCGCCGCCGCCACGGCCGAGAGCGCCGGAGCCGTGAGCGAGACGACGGCGACGGTCGAGGAGGTGAAGCAGACCTCCCAGGTCGCGACGGACAAGGCCAAGCAGGTCGCCGACAGCGCGCGCCGCATGTCGGAGGTCGCGCAGGCCGGGCGGGACTCCATCGAGCGGACGATCGACGGCATGCACGACATCCAGGAGCAGATGAGCCTGATCGCCAGCACGATCGTGCAGCTCGCCGAGCAGAGCCAGGCCATCGGCGAGATCGTCGCCACCGTCAACGACCTGGCCGAGCAGTCCAACCTGCTGGCCGTGAACGCGGCGATCGAGGCGACGCGGGCGGGCGAGCACGGCAAGGGCTTCGCGGTCGTGGCGCAGGAGGTCAAGAGCCTGGCCGTCCAGTCGAAGCAGGCCACGGCCCAGGTGCGCACGCTGCTCGCCGACGTGCAGAAGGCGACCAACGCGGCGGTACTCGCCGCCGAGCAGGGCGACAAGGCCGTCGAGACCGGCGTCAAGCAGACGCTGGCGACCGGCGAGGTCATCAACACCCTGGCCGAGACCGTCGCCGCGGCGGCCGACGCGGCCACGCAGATCGTCGGCTCGAACCAGCAGCAGATGGTCGGCATGGACCAGGTCGCGCTGGCCATGGAGAACATCAAGCAGGCGAGCTCCCAGAACGTCGCGGGGACGCGCCAGGCCGAGGCCGCGGCGCGCGACCTGCAGGAGCTCGCCAAGAGCATCCGCAGGCTCATCTCGACAGAGGAGGCCTGA